One window of Kryptolebias marmoratus isolate JLee-2015 linkage group LG3, ASM164957v2, whole genome shotgun sequence genomic DNA carries:
- the pnpla6 gene encoding patatin-like phospholipase domain-containing protein 6 isoform X2 → MGQSTSEQEVQEDSSPDRFDNLKTFVEEELQTSMMVGMVIGAGIAIVLIAILIFFIFRRIKHRNLEAQEAPKYRFRKRDKVMFYGRKIMRKVSQSTSSLVGTSSSSSSSRPRLKKKQKMLNIAKKILRFKKEVPILQAKEPPPSVLEADLTEFDVANSHLPSEVLYMLKNVRVLGHFEKPLFLELCKHMVFLQFQQGEYVFRPGQPDSSIYVVQDGKLELCLTGMDGKENVVKEVYAGDSVHSLLSILDVITGHQKPYRTVSARAAEVSTVLRLPVEAFLSIFEKYPESLVRVVQIIMVRLQRVTVLALHNYLGLTNELFSHEMQPSRLPPQSPHPSRTSPVRHGKRFGSLTVSEEHREAAVKGEAPGGEQGKDGGVPNLSRTISMPVDISGIQKSLRSDFDMAYERGRISVSAEEGNTPPTFTRLVSQEQRERRVTVDEVPSGIYLYPEEESLVDNIFTPVTNRSSASLFEEAQKEVLRLMRIEDPSLLNGKVTLHHSKAGAVLARQGDQDVSLHFVLSGCLHVYQRMIDKQEAVCLFVTHPGEMVGQLAVLTGEPLIFTIKAVRDCTYLKISKSDFYEIMREQPSVVLSVAHTVAVRMSAFVRQMDFAIDWMAVEAGRALYRQDDQSDCTYIVLNGRLRSVIRKANGKKELVGEYGRGDLIGVVEALTKQPRATTVHAVRDTELVKLPEGTLNNIKRRYPQVVTRLIHLLGQKILGNLQQGRGPFSGSAISLPSMTTSADVTNPASNLSTVAVLPVCDEVPINAFNLELSHALSAIGPTLLLTSDIIRERLGASALDSIHEYRLSGWLAQQEDINRIVLYQTDNSMTPWTQRCIRQADCILIVDLGDQEPTLGELEQMLENTAVRALKKLVLLHREDGPGPSRTVEWLNMRSWCSGHFHLKCPRRVFSRRSPTKLREVYEKVFEKTADRHSDFSRLARVLTGNSIALVLGGGGARGCSHVGVIKAMEEAGIPIDIVGGTSIGSFIGALYAEERSAVRTKQRAREWSKAMNSVFKTVLDLTYPITSMFSGSAFNTSIYKVFQDKQVEDLWLPYFNVTTDITASSMRVHQDGSLWRYVRASMTLSGYLPPLCDPKDGNLLMDGGYINNLPADIARNMGARTVIAIDVGSQDETDLCNYGDSLSGWWLLWKRINPWAEKVKVPDMAEIQSRLAYVSCVRQLEVVKKSAYCEYIRPPIDRFKTMDFGKFDEIYDVGFQHGKLVFTGWARGDIIENMLRDHRSADYNDSKRTDSCTCPGADFTDLAEIVSRIEPVQSYVATEAEESDCLTEYEEDAMDTVREEEGGEEEEDEAEDPEDNSPGEWGQNGIFQTDEERSVRQRRKLTSDTSEVSDC, encoded by the exons ATGGGACAGAGTACCTCAGAACAAGAGGTCCAAGAAGACTCTTCACCG gacAGATTTGATAACCTTAAGACATTTGTGGAGGAGGAACTGCAGACGAGCATG ATGGTGGGGATGGTGATTGGCGCCGGTATAGCCATCGTCCTCATTGCCATCctcatcttcttcatctttCGGAGGATCAAGCACCGAA ACTTGGAGGCTCAGGAGGCACCCAAATACCGCTTTCGCAAAAGGGATAAAGTCATGTTCTACGGGCGAAAGATAATGCGGAAA GTGTCACAGTCTACGTCTTCTCTAGTGGgtacatcctcctcctcctcctcctcccgacCTCGcctgaagaagaagcagaaaatgcTCAATATTGCCAAAAA GATCCTGCGTTTTAAGAAAGAGGTCCCCATCCTTCAAGCTAAGGAGCCCCCTCCCTCTGTGCTGGAGGCAGACCTGACTGAATTTGATGTGGCCAACTCCCACCTCCCCTCCGAGGTGCTCTACATGCTCAAAAATGTCCG CGTCCTGGGTCACTTTGAGAAGCCGCTCTTCTTGGAGCTTTGCAAACACATGGTCTTTCTGCAATTCCAGCAAGGGGAGTACGTCTTCAGGCCGGGCCAGCCTGACAGCAGCATCTATGTGGTTCAGGATGGAAAACTAGAACTGTGCCTTACTGGAATG GATGGCAAAGAAAATGTCGTTAAGGAGGTTTACGCTGGAGATAGTGTCCATAGTCTCCTCAGCATTCTGGATGTTATAACA GGCCACCAGAAGCCTTACAGAACAGTGTCAGCGCGAGCTGCAGAGGTTTCCACTGTTCTCCGTTTACCCGTAGAGGCCTTCCTGTCTATATTTGAGAAGTATCCTGAAAGCCTAGTGCGAGTAGTTCAG ATTATTATGGTTCGTCTCCAAAGAGTGACAGTCCTGGCCCTGCACAACTATTTGGGGCTGACCAACGAGCTCTTCAGTCAT GAAATGCAGCCATCACGTCTTCCACCGCAGTCCCCCCACCCTTCTCGAACCAGTCCGGTCCGCCATGGGAAGCGCTTTGGCAGCCTGACTGTGTCTGAAGAGCATCGGGAAGCTGCTGTTAAGGGTGAAGCTCCAG gAGGAGAACAAGGGAAGGATGGAGGAGTTCCAAATCTTAGCAGAACAATCTCGATGCCTGTGGACATTTCTG GTATACAGAAGAGTCTCAGGTCAGATTTTGACATGGCGTACGAGAGAGGACggatttctgtctctgcagaggaAGGCAACACTCCTCCCACCTTTACTCGG TTAGTATCACAGGAACAGCGGGAGCGGAGGGTGACTGTAGACGAAGTTCCATCTGGCATCTACCTGTACCCAGAGGAAGAATCACTGGTGGACAACATTTTCACTCCTGTAACCAACCGATCGAGTGCTTCTCTGTTTGAGGAAGCCCAAAAAGAGGTCCTCAGACTCATGAGGATTGAG GACCCATCCTTGTTAAATGGGAAAGTGACTCTGCACCATTCTAAAGCCGGGGCTGTGTTAGCAAGACAGGGAGACCAG GACGTGAGTCTGCACTTTGTCCTGTCTGGTTGCCTGCATGTCTACCAGCGGATGATCGACAAACAGGAGGCCGTCTGCCTGTTTGTGACCCACCCCGGAGAGATGGTGGGCCAGCTCGCTGTGCTCACTGGAGAGCCTCTTATCTTTACCATAAAGGCTGTCCGAGACTGTACCTACCTGAAGATCTCAAAGTCAGATTTCTATGA GATAATGAGGGAACAACCGAGCGTGGTGCTGAGCGTGGCCCACACGGTGGCCGTCCGCATGTCTGCTTTCGTCAGGCAGATGGACTTTGCCATCGACTGGATGGCTGTCGAAGCAGGCAGAGCCCTCTACAG ACAAGATGACCAGTCAGATTGCACCTACATTGTTCTGAACGGACGTCTGCGGTCAGTCATTCGTAAAGCAAATGGCAAGAAGGAGTTGGTCGGGGAATATGGTAGAGGAGACCTTATTGGTGtg GTGGAGGCCTTGACCAAGCAGCCGAGGGCCACCACTGTGCACGCTGTGAGAGACACGGAGCTGGTTAAACTGCCAGAAGGAACGCTGAACAACATTAAAAGACGGTATCCTCAG GTGGTGACAAGGTTGATCCACCTGTTAGGCCAGAAGATTCTGGGGAACCTACAGCAGGGCCGTGGGCCATTCTCAG GTTCAGCCATCAGTTTGCCCAGCATGACAACAAGTGCCGATGTCACCAACCCAGCGAGTAACCTCTCCACAGTGGCCGTTCTGCCCGTCTGCGATGAAGTGCCCATAAATGCATTCAACCTGGAGCTCAGCCATGCCCTCAGTGCCATAG GGCCCACTCTACTTCTAACCAGTGACATAATCAGAGAGCGACTGGGAGCTTCTGCCTTGGACAG TATCCACGAGTATCGTCTCTCTGGCTGGCTGGCCCAGCAGGAGGACATAAATCGAATTGTCCTGTACCAGACTGACAACAGCATGACCCCATGGACCCAGCGCTGCATCCGTCAGGCTGACTGCATCCTCATCGTGGACCTGGGGGACCAGGAACCAACACTGGGCGAA TTGGAGCAGATGCTTGAAAATACAGCAGTCCGTGCTCTGAAGAAGCTGGTCCTTCTGCACAGGGAGGACGGACCCGGTCCATCCAGGACGGTTGAGTGGCTCAACATGCGCAGCTGGTGCTCCGGGCACTTCCACCTGAAGTGTCCCCGCAGGGTTTTCTCCAGACGCAGTCCCACCAAACTG AGGGAAGTATATGAGAAGGTGTTTGAGAAAACCGCAGACAGACATAGCGATTTCTCTCGGCTGGCCCGAGTCCTGACTGGAAACAGCATCGCACTTGTGCTTGGAGGAGGTGGTGCTAG AGGCTGCTCACACGTGGGTGTGATAAAAGCTATGGAGGAAGCAGGAATTCCTATTGACATAGTGGGCGGGACATCGATTGGCTCGTTCATCGGTGCGCTGTATGCTGAGGAGAGAAGTGCTGTTCGAACAAAGCAGAGAGCCAGAGAGTGGTCCAAG GCAATGAATTCGGTGTTTAAAACAGTCCTGGACCTCACGTATCCCATCACCTCCATGTTCTCTGGGTCTGCCTTCAACACCAGCATCTATAAAGTCTTTCAGGACAAGCAAGTCGAA GATTTGTGGCTTCCGTACTTCAATGTCACTACAGACATCACAGCCTCATCCATGCGGGTTCATCAGGATG GCTCTCTGTGGCGCTATGTGCGGGCGAGCATGACCCTCTCGGGGTACCTGCCGCCCCTGTGCGACCCCAAAGATGGCAACTTGCTAATGGATGGTGGCTACATCAACAATCTGCCAG CGGATATAGCAAGAAACATGGGTGCCAGAACAGTCATTGCCATTGATGTTGGTAGCCAAGATGAGACTGACCTCTGTAACTACGGCGACAGCCTGTCTGGCTGGTGGTTGCTGTGGAAACGGATCAATCCCTGGGCAGAGAAAGTAAAG GTCCCAGACATGGCAGAGATCCAGTCCCGGTTGGCGTACGTGTCTTGTGTGCGGCAGTTAGAGGTGGTGAAGAAGAGCGCCTACTGCGAGTACATCAGACCACCAATAGACCGCTTCAAGACCATGGACTTTGGCAAGTTTGATGAGATCTAT GATGTCGGCTTCCAGCATGGCAAGCTGGTGTTCACCGGCTGGGCTCGAGGCGACATCATCGAGAACATGCTGCGGGACCACCGCTCCGCTGACTACAACGACAGCAAGAGAACAGAT tccTGCACGTGCCCAGGAGCTGACTTCACTGATCTTGCAGAGATTGTATCCAGGATAGAACCGGTCCAAAGCTACGTAGCTACAGAAG CGGAGGAGTCAGACTGTCTGACGGAGTATGAGGAGGATGCGATGGACACAGtcagggaggaagaggggggagaggaagaggaggacgaggcaGAGGACCCTGAAGATAACTCTCCAGGAGAATGGGGACAGAACGGGATCTTCCAGACT GATGAGGAAAGATCTGTGAGGCAACGCAGGAAACTTACCAGTGACACTTCTGAGGTCTCCGACTGCTAA
- the pnpla6 gene encoding patatin-like phospholipase domain-containing protein 6 isoform X4: MGQSTSEQEVQEDSSPDRFDNLKTFVEEELQTSMMVGMVIGAGIAIVLIAILIFFIFRRIKHRNLEAQEAPKYRFRKRDKVMFYGRKIMRKVSQSTSSLVGTSSSSSSSRPRLKKKQKMLNIAKKILRFKKEVPILQAKEPPPSVLEADLTEFDVANSHLPSEVLYMLKNVRVLGHFEKPLFLELCKHMVFLQFQQGEYVFRPGQPDSSIYVVQDGKLELCLTGMDGKENVVKEVYAGDSVHSLLSILDVITGHQKPYRTVSARAAEVSTVLRLPVEAFLSIFEKYPESLVRVVQIIMVRLQRVTVLALHNYLGLTNELFSHEMQPSRLPPQSPHPSRTSPVRHGKRFGSLTVSEEHREAAVKGEAPGGEQGKDGGVPNLSRTISMPVDISGIQKSLRSDFDMAYERGRISVSAEEGNTPPTFTRLVSQEQRERRVTVDEVPSGIYLYPEEESLVDNIFTPVTNRSSASLFEEAQKEVLRLMRIEDPSLLNGKVTLHHSKAGAVLARQGDQDVSLHFVLSGCLHVYQRMIDKQEAVCLFVTHPGEMVGQLAVLTGEPLIFTIKAVRDCTYLKISKSDFYEIMREQPSVVLSVAHTVAVRMSAFVRQMDFAIDWMAVEAGRALYRQDDQSDCTYIVLNGRLRSVIRKANGKKELVGEYGRGDLIGVVEALTKQPRATTVHAVRDTELVKLPEGTLNNIKRRYPQVVTRLIHLLGQKILGNLQQGRGPFSGSAISLPSMTTSADVTNPASNLSTVAVLPVCDEVPINAFNLELSHALSAIGPTLLLTSDIIRERLGASALDSIHEYRLSGWLAQQEDINRIVLYQTDNSMTPWTQRCIRQADCILIVDLGDQEPTLGELEQMLENTAVRALKKLVLLHREDGPGPSRTVEWLNMRSWCSGHFHLKCPRRVFSRRSPTKLREVYEKVFEKTADRHSDFSRLARVLTGNSIALVLGGGGARGCSHVGVIKAMEEAGIPIDIVGGTSIGSFIGALYAEERSAVRTKQRAREWSKAMNSVFKTVLDLTYPITSMFSGSAFNTSIYKVFQDKQVEDLWLPYFNVTTDITASSMRVHQDGSVWRYVRASASYTPYLPPLCDPKDGHLLVDGCYVNNVPVKG, encoded by the exons ATGGGACAGAGTACCTCAGAACAAGAGGTCCAAGAAGACTCTTCACCG gacAGATTTGATAACCTTAAGACATTTGTGGAGGAGGAACTGCAGACGAGCATG ATGGTGGGGATGGTGATTGGCGCCGGTATAGCCATCGTCCTCATTGCCATCctcatcttcttcatctttCGGAGGATCAAGCACCGAA ACTTGGAGGCTCAGGAGGCACCCAAATACCGCTTTCGCAAAAGGGATAAAGTCATGTTCTACGGGCGAAAGATAATGCGGAAA GTGTCACAGTCTACGTCTTCTCTAGTGGgtacatcctcctcctcctcctcctcccgacCTCGcctgaagaagaagcagaaaatgcTCAATATTGCCAAAAA GATCCTGCGTTTTAAGAAAGAGGTCCCCATCCTTCAAGCTAAGGAGCCCCCTCCCTCTGTGCTGGAGGCAGACCTGACTGAATTTGATGTGGCCAACTCCCACCTCCCCTCCGAGGTGCTCTACATGCTCAAAAATGTCCG CGTCCTGGGTCACTTTGAGAAGCCGCTCTTCTTGGAGCTTTGCAAACACATGGTCTTTCTGCAATTCCAGCAAGGGGAGTACGTCTTCAGGCCGGGCCAGCCTGACAGCAGCATCTATGTGGTTCAGGATGGAAAACTAGAACTGTGCCTTACTGGAATG GATGGCAAAGAAAATGTCGTTAAGGAGGTTTACGCTGGAGATAGTGTCCATAGTCTCCTCAGCATTCTGGATGTTATAACA GGCCACCAGAAGCCTTACAGAACAGTGTCAGCGCGAGCTGCAGAGGTTTCCACTGTTCTCCGTTTACCCGTAGAGGCCTTCCTGTCTATATTTGAGAAGTATCCTGAAAGCCTAGTGCGAGTAGTTCAG ATTATTATGGTTCGTCTCCAAAGAGTGACAGTCCTGGCCCTGCACAACTATTTGGGGCTGACCAACGAGCTCTTCAGTCAT GAAATGCAGCCATCACGTCTTCCACCGCAGTCCCCCCACCCTTCTCGAACCAGTCCGGTCCGCCATGGGAAGCGCTTTGGCAGCCTGACTGTGTCTGAAGAGCATCGGGAAGCTGCTGTTAAGGGTGAAGCTCCAG gAGGAGAACAAGGGAAGGATGGAGGAGTTCCAAATCTTAGCAGAACAATCTCGATGCCTGTGGACATTTCTG GTATACAGAAGAGTCTCAGGTCAGATTTTGACATGGCGTACGAGAGAGGACggatttctgtctctgcagaggaAGGCAACACTCCTCCCACCTTTACTCGG TTAGTATCACAGGAACAGCGGGAGCGGAGGGTGACTGTAGACGAAGTTCCATCTGGCATCTACCTGTACCCAGAGGAAGAATCACTGGTGGACAACATTTTCACTCCTGTAACCAACCGATCGAGTGCTTCTCTGTTTGAGGAAGCCCAAAAAGAGGTCCTCAGACTCATGAGGATTGAG GACCCATCCTTGTTAAATGGGAAAGTGACTCTGCACCATTCTAAAGCCGGGGCTGTGTTAGCAAGACAGGGAGACCAG GACGTGAGTCTGCACTTTGTCCTGTCTGGTTGCCTGCATGTCTACCAGCGGATGATCGACAAACAGGAGGCCGTCTGCCTGTTTGTGACCCACCCCGGAGAGATGGTGGGCCAGCTCGCTGTGCTCACTGGAGAGCCTCTTATCTTTACCATAAAGGCTGTCCGAGACTGTACCTACCTGAAGATCTCAAAGTCAGATTTCTATGA GATAATGAGGGAACAACCGAGCGTGGTGCTGAGCGTGGCCCACACGGTGGCCGTCCGCATGTCTGCTTTCGTCAGGCAGATGGACTTTGCCATCGACTGGATGGCTGTCGAAGCAGGCAGAGCCCTCTACAG ACAAGATGACCAGTCAGATTGCACCTACATTGTTCTGAACGGACGTCTGCGGTCAGTCATTCGTAAAGCAAATGGCAAGAAGGAGTTGGTCGGGGAATATGGTAGAGGAGACCTTATTGGTGtg GTGGAGGCCTTGACCAAGCAGCCGAGGGCCACCACTGTGCACGCTGTGAGAGACACGGAGCTGGTTAAACTGCCAGAAGGAACGCTGAACAACATTAAAAGACGGTATCCTCAG GTGGTGACAAGGTTGATCCACCTGTTAGGCCAGAAGATTCTGGGGAACCTACAGCAGGGCCGTGGGCCATTCTCAG GTTCAGCCATCAGTTTGCCCAGCATGACAACAAGTGCCGATGTCACCAACCCAGCGAGTAACCTCTCCACAGTGGCCGTTCTGCCCGTCTGCGATGAAGTGCCCATAAATGCATTCAACCTGGAGCTCAGCCATGCCCTCAGTGCCATAG GGCCCACTCTACTTCTAACCAGTGACATAATCAGAGAGCGACTGGGAGCTTCTGCCTTGGACAG TATCCACGAGTATCGTCTCTCTGGCTGGCTGGCCCAGCAGGAGGACATAAATCGAATTGTCCTGTACCAGACTGACAACAGCATGACCCCATGGACCCAGCGCTGCATCCGTCAGGCTGACTGCATCCTCATCGTGGACCTGGGGGACCAGGAACCAACACTGGGCGAA TTGGAGCAGATGCTTGAAAATACAGCAGTCCGTGCTCTGAAGAAGCTGGTCCTTCTGCACAGGGAGGACGGACCCGGTCCATCCAGGACGGTTGAGTGGCTCAACATGCGCAGCTGGTGCTCCGGGCACTTCCACCTGAAGTGTCCCCGCAGGGTTTTCTCCAGACGCAGTCCCACCAAACTG AGGGAAGTATATGAGAAGGTGTTTGAGAAAACCGCAGACAGACATAGCGATTTCTCTCGGCTGGCCCGAGTCCTGACTGGAAACAGCATCGCACTTGTGCTTGGAGGAGGTGGTGCTAG AGGCTGCTCACACGTGGGTGTGATAAAAGCTATGGAGGAAGCAGGAATTCCTATTGACATAGTGGGCGGGACATCGATTGGCTCGTTCATCGGTGCGCTGTATGCTGAGGAGAGAAGTGCTGTTCGAACAAAGCAGAGAGCCAGAGAGTGGTCCAAG GCAATGAATTCGGTGTTTAAAACAGTCCTGGACCTCACGTATCCCATCACCTCCATGTTCTCTGGGTCTGCCTTCAACACCAGCATCTATAAAGTCTTTCAGGACAAGCAAGTCGAA GATTTGTGGCTTCCGTACTTCAATGTCACTACAGACATCACAGCCTCATCCATGCGGGTTCATCAGGATG GTAGCGTCTGGCGCTATGTTAGAGCCAGCGCATCCTACACCCCCTATTTACCTCCCCTGTGCGACCCCAAGGATGGCCACTTGCTTGTGGATGGTTGCTATGTTAACAATGTCCCAG TGAAGGGCTGA